From Taeniopygia guttata chromosome 21, bTaeGut7.mat, whole genome shotgun sequence, one genomic window encodes:
- the RNF207 gene encoding RING finger protein 207: protein MAGGIFSPLGSCSELEKANCHPLVCLLCHEPYQHPCLLDCYHNFCASCLRGRASDGRLRCPLCGHPSVVRGGTGLPPVDRLLQFLVDSSADSEEDVQCANCDRCCTKAELDTMYFCNTCGQPLCAPCREETHRARMFARHEIVSLSKRTKDIHKKCPLHEEPYIMFSTEKKSMLCINCFRDMQGESRAHCIDIETAYMQGCQRLDQAVMAVKELQTSTREAIVLLKAMIEEVRNSASEEEAAINSLFSRMQEQLSERKKTLLKAVQSQHEEKEKAFKEQLAHLASLLPTLQVHLVTCSAFLSSANKAEFLDLGYQLMERLQRIVKLPHRLRPAQTSKINSEYRAEFARCLEPLLMLSPRRSVVGSAGGIGPGITGTNMLTGGQCSKTLMVPSCPPTSDKMSTGPMVKKPTMHRYISTKVLLAEGHETPFAEHCRNYENTYRMLQTEIQGLKDQVQELHRDLTKHHSLIKSEIMSEILQKSLQMDVQIAAHYSAVEMMRSVFEEVWEETYQRVANEQEIYEAQLHDLLQLRQENSCLSTITKQIAPYVRSIAKVKERLEPRLQEPQEPREEQAQMLLKICDNNEVVPRDGSNKGASASPGEGFIPRDTPGDPSPKNKDCCRGQQKSGAETAAPEEPVL from the exons ATGGCGGGTGGCATTTTCTCCCCTCTGGGGAGCTGCTCGGAGCTGGAAAAGGCCAACTGCCACCCGCTGGTGTGCCTGCTCTGCCACGAGCCCTACCAGCACCCCTGCCTGCTCGACTGCTACCACAACTTCTGCGCCAGCTGCCTGCGAGGCCGTGCCAGCGATGGTCGCCTGCGCTGCCCACTCTGCGG GCACCCCTCGGTGGTGAGGGGAGGCACGGGGCTGCCCCCCGTGGACCggctcctgcagttcctggtgGACAGCTCAGCTGACAGCGAGGAGGACGTGCAGTGTGCCAACTGTGACCGGTGCTGCACCAAGGCG GAGCTGGACACCATGTACTTCTGCAACACCTGTGGgcagcccctctgtgccccatGCCGCGAGGAGACCCACCGTGCCAGGATGTTCGCCCGCCACGAGATCGTCTCCCTCTCCAAGCGCACCAAAGACATCCACAAGAAGTGCC cactgcacgAGGAGCCCTACATCATGTTCTCCACGGAGAAGAAGTCCATGCTCTGTATCAACTGCTTCAGGGACATGCAGGG GGAGAGCCGGGCACACTGCATCGACATTGAGACGGCGTACATGCAGGGCTGCCAGCGGCTGGACCAGGCAGTGATG GCTGTGAAGGAACTGCAGACCTCCACGCGCGAGGCCATTGTCCTGCTCAAGGCCATGATCGAGGAGGTTCGCAACAGTGCCAGTGAGGAGGAGGCGGCCATCAACTCCCTCTTCAGCCGCATGCAG gagcagctctccGAGAGGAAAAAGACACTTCTGAAAGCTGTGCAGAG CCAGCAcgaggaaaaggagaaggcaTTCAAGGAGCAGCTTGCCCACCTtgcctccctgctgcccaccctgcag GTCCACCTGGTGACCTGCTCAGCCTTCCTGAGCTCTGCCAACAAAGCTGAATTCCTGGACCTGGGCTAT CAACTGAtggagaggctgcagaggaTCGTCAAGCTGCCACACCGCCTGCGGCCGGCCCAGACCAGCAAG ATCAACAGCGAGTACCGGGCAGAGTTCGCCCGCTGCCTGGAGCCCCTCCTGATGCTCAGCCCCCGCCGCTCCGTGGTGGGCAGCGCTGGTGGCATCGGTCCTGGCATCACTGGCACGAACAT GCTCACCGGTGGCCAATGCTCCAAGACCCTCAtggtgcccagctgcccccccACGAGTGACAAAATGTCCACCGGCCCCATGGTGAAGAAGCCAACGATGCACCGGTACATCAGCACCaaggtgctgctggctgaggggcATGAGACCCCCTTTGCTGAGCACTGCCGCAACTACGAGAACACCTACCGG ATGCTGCAGACGGAGATCCAGGGCCTGAAGGAccaggtgcaggagctgcaccGTGACCTCACCAAGCACCATTCGCTCATCAAGTCAGAGATCATGAGCGAGATCCTGCAGAAGTCGCTGCAGATGGACGTGCAGATCGCAGCTCACTACTCCGCCGTGGAGATGATGCGCAGCGTCTTTGAGGAG GTATGGGAGGAGACCTACCAGCGGGTAGCAAATGAGCAGGAGATCTATGAAG cccagctccatgACTTGCTGCAGCTGCGGCAGGAGAACAGCTGCCTGAGCACCATCACCAAGCAGATTGCGCCCTACGTCCGCTCCATCGCCAAAGTGAAGGAGCGGCTGGAGCCCAG gctgcaggagccccaggagcccagAGAGGAGCAGGCCCAGATGCTGCTCAAGATCTGTGACAACAATGAAGTGGTGCCAAG ggatGGCAGCAACAAGGGGGCTTCAGCCAGCCCCGGGGAGGGCTTCAtacccagggacacccctggagacccctccccaaaaaacaaaGACTGCTGCAGGGGCCAGCAGAAGAGCGGAGCAGAGACTGCTGCCCCAGAAGAGCCGGTACTGTAG